From one Candidatus Acididesulfobacter guangdongensis genomic stretch:
- a CDS encoding DNA translocase FtsK yields the protein MQHYKKFLSSVVLILLSVYSFISLLSYNVYQISSNSYSIAVKRSVNLGGEFGSFISMWMLQIFGYGYFLLILICFIIGIILIITKKDYKFYSGLALFYLNSLIFLNLIYADSLYHKFSISGGGLIGEELLNSGERLLGEIGVILVILFVYVIAFLLLFDNYDLKKLYAAVINYKNQLQSKIYAILKIKSKGLENENIAVNDNKFPIRKSFQNNLKGRLYNIFDNVMTKLKIKKKLKTINKNNDNNNYSDDLKYSGEFELSTKNNKGNNLWYDSNLKNTYDDEKKYGRPDDETVERFKDIDKTETDEDNYQTKKYILKHEENIDIKEDGANYKIDNNKNIESRIDKRADETKSENADGNLPDAAADKEFEIPLPSILPIRVLDEKQKIDKIELTQNAKIIEKKLSDLGIKGRITGIEPGPIITMYEFEPESGVKVGKIQTVSEDLTMALKSKSVRITGVIQGKSAVGIEVPNRKRETVYFSELINSAEFKNSKSLLTIVLGKGPKGNNAVFDLAKCPHLLVAGSTGSGKSVFLNTLITSILFKATYEEVNFLMIDPKRLELTFYEGLPHLVTDVVCDPKKAAAALSWAVKEMEDRYKMMQEAKVRNIEQYNVYLKQNHKQILPFLVIIIDELSDLMLVSPKDVETSIMRLSQMARACGIHLVIATQRPSVNVITGVIKANMPSRLAFLVSSKIDSRTILDSNGAEELLGNGDMLFLPPGQGKLLRIHGAYISEEEIQNVINSIVSRHLPSQKKELLINEFEKSNNFDRITENTQDENLHEELLDLINERNMEYVSISFVQRNFRIGFNRAARLIERLQSEGILNNKGRIIK from the coding sequence ATGCAGCATTATAAAAAATTTTTGAGTTCGGTTGTTTTAATATTATTGTCTGTATATTCTTTTATTTCACTCCTTTCGTACAATGTATATCAGATATCTTCAAACTCATATTCGATAGCGGTAAAACGCAGCGTAAACTTAGGGGGTGAATTCGGCTCTTTTATTTCAATGTGGATGCTGCAAATTTTCGGTTACGGATATTTTTTACTGATATTAATCTGTTTTATTATCGGAATTATTTTAATAATAACTAAAAAGGATTATAAATTTTATTCAGGACTGGCATTATTTTATCTCAATTCATTAATATTTCTGAACTTGATATACGCTGATTCGCTATATCATAAATTTAGCATATCAGGCGGCGGGTTAATAGGGGAAGAATTATTAAATTCCGGAGAAAGATTGCTTGGTGAAATAGGCGTAATATTAGTTATTTTGTTTGTTTATGTAATAGCTTTTTTATTGTTATTTGATAATTATGATTTAAAAAAATTATATGCAGCAGTTATAAATTATAAAAATCAATTGCAGTCAAAGATATACGCTATATTAAAAATTAAATCTAAAGGGCTTGAAAATGAAAATATTGCAGTAAATGATAATAAATTTCCGATTAGAAAGTCTTTTCAAAATAATTTAAAAGGGAGATTGTATAACATATTTGATAATGTAATGACAAAACTAAAAATCAAAAAAAAATTGAAAACTATAAATAAAAATAACGATAATAATAATTATAGCGACGATTTAAAATATAGCGGTGAATTCGAATTAAGCACTAAAAATAATAAGGGTAATAATCTATGGTATGATTCTAATTTAAAAAATACTTATGATGATGAAAAAAAATATGGGCGACCAGACGATGAAACAGTGGAACGATTTAAAGATATCGATAAAACAGAAACAGATGAAGATAATTATCAAACTAAGAAATATATATTAAAACATGAAGAAAACATTGATATTAAGGAAGACGGAGCAAATTATAAAATCGATAACAATAAAAATATAGAAAGCCGGATTGACAAGAGAGCGGATGAAACAAAATCCGAAAATGCTGACGGTAATTTACCGGATGCTGCAGCAGATAAAGAATTTGAAATTCCGCTGCCGTCTATTTTGCCCATTAGAGTTCTTGACGAAAAACAAAAAATAGATAAAATTGAATTGACGCAAAATGCAAAAATAATAGAAAAAAAATTATCAGATCTGGGAATTAAAGGACGCATCACCGGAATTGAACCCGGTCCGATTATTACAATGTATGAATTTGAGCCGGAAAGCGGTGTAAAAGTAGGTAAAATTCAGACAGTTTCAGAAGATTTAACCATGGCTTTGAAATCAAAATCCGTAAGGATAACCGGTGTTATTCAGGGAAAGTCGGCGGTAGGCATTGAAGTGCCTAATAGAAAGAGGGAAACGGTTTATTTTTCCGAATTAATTAATTCCGCCGAATTTAAAAATTCAAAGTCGCTTTTAACTATTGTGCTTGGTAAAGGACCAAAAGGAAATAACGCGGTTTTTGATCTTGCAAAGTGCCCGCATCTGCTTGTAGCAGGTTCGACCGGTTCCGGCAAAAGCGTTTTTTTAAACACACTGATTACAAGCATATTATTTAAGGCAACGTATGAAGAAGTTAATTTTTTGATGATAGACCCTAAAAGATTGGAATTAACTTTTTATGAAGGACTGCCGCATCTTGTTACCGATGTAGTCTGCGATCCTAAAAAAGCGGCGGCGGCGTTGAGCTGGGCTGTAAAAGAAATGGAAGACAGATATAAAATGATGCAGGAGGCAAAAGTCAGAAATATTGAACAGTATAACGTATATTTGAAACAAAATCATAAACAGATACTGCCTTTCTTAGTTATTATAATAGATGAGTTAAGCGATCTTATGCTTGTCAGTCCGAAAGACGTTGAAACTTCTATCATGAGATTGTCTCAGATGGCAAGAGCCTGCGGGATACATTTGGTTATAGCGACGCAGCGCCCCTCCGTTAATGTTATTACAGGAGTAATAAAAGCTAATATGCCTTCAAGATTGGCATTTCTGGTGTCTTCCAAGATAGATTCAAGGACCATTTTAGATTCAAACGGTGCGGAAGAGCTGCTGGGCAACGGGGATATGCTTTTCCTCCCCCCCGGGCAGGGGAAACTGTTGAGGATTCATGGTGCATATATAAGCGAAGAAGAAATCCAGAATGTCATAAATTCGATTGTCAGCAGACATTTGCCGTCACAAAAAAAAGAACTGTTAATAAATGAGTTTGAAAAATCTAATAATTTTGATAGAATTACAGAAAATACCCAGGATGAAAATTTGCATGAAGAATTGTTAGATTTAATTAATGAGCGAAATATGGAATATGTTTCGATTTCGTTTGTTCAGAGAAACTTCAGAATCGGGTTTAACAGGGCTGCAAGGCTTATTGAAAGACTGCAGAGCGAAGGAATTTTAAATAATAAAGGGAGAATAATTAAGTGA
- a CDS encoding outer membrane lipoprotein carrier protein LolA → MKRLSPYFNLCLLILSVSVVALILIMSNIKKTYAIGNNIVIKKIELKYSNINSITADFIQKEILRGYSQSIDSKGIFFYKKPDKLAWIYTSPHKQKELYFNKKLYAVNGRLKQVLVYNINSNIGGFPLDVISLLANMRKYFKIVNIIDNRKTDSWKIELRPLKFQRARLIYINFAKSSYKINSILIVTMQGRIETYYLNERFNKNIKNSIFSDQFPASYNIIYEKE, encoded by the coding sequence GTGAAGAGATTATCGCCGTATTTTAATTTGTGTTTGCTAATCTTATCGGTTTCGGTTGTTGCTTTAATTTTAATAATGTCAAATATTAAAAAGACTTATGCAATAGGAAATAATATCGTCATAAAGAAAATTGAATTAAAATATTCTAATATAAATTCTATTACCGCAGACTTTATTCAGAAAGAAATTTTAAGGGGATATTCCCAATCTATAGATTCAAAGGGTATTTTTTTCTACAAAAAACCGGATAAATTGGCATGGATATATACATCGCCCCACAAACAGAAAGAACTGTATTTCAATAAAAAATTATACGCGGTTAACGGCAGACTCAAGCAGGTACTTGTTTATAACATAAATAGCAACATTGGAGGTTTTCCGCTTGATGTTATCTCATTGCTCGCGAATATGAGAAAATACTTTAAAATAGTTAATATAATCGACAATCGTAAAACTGATTCATGGAAAATCGAACTGCGTCCTTTGAAATTTCAGCGTGCCAGATTAATTTATATAAATTTTGCAAAAAGCAGCTATAAAATCAATTCTATTTTAATTGTCACAATGCAGGGCAGGATAGAAACCTATTATTTAAATGAAAGATTTAATAAAAACATAAAAAACAGTATATTCAGCGACCAATTTCCAGCATCTTATAACATAATCTATGAAAAGGAGTAA
- a CDS encoding YajQ family cyclic di-GMP-binding protein, whose protein sequence is MSSFDIVSKADLQEVDNAINQTSKEILSRYDFKGSKSEIKREENIVKILADDDFKLEAVIDIFKGRLIKRGLSIKYLDFKKKEDASKGMVRQEVEIKEGIDKEPSKLIIQEIKKISPKTTIENLKDHLRVSSKSKDELQKIISDLKNFEINIELSFVNFRE, encoded by the coding sequence ATGTCTTCTTTCGATATTGTTTCAAAAGCGGATCTTCAAGAGGTTGACAATGCTATAAATCAAACCTCAAAAGAAATATTAAGCCGTTACGATTTCAAAGGCTCAAAAAGCGAAATAAAAAGAGAAGAGAATATTGTTAAAATATTAGCAGATGACGATTTTAAACTTGAAGCGGTTATAGATATATTTAAAGGACGGCTTATAAAAAGAGGATTGTCAATTAAATATCTGGACTTTAAAAAGAAAGAAGACGCTTCCAAAGGAATGGTCAGACAGGAAGTAGAAATTAAAGAAGGCATAGATAAAGAGCCCTCTAAGCTTATAATTCAAGAAATCAAAAAAATATCTCCAAAAACTACTATTGAAAATTTAAAAGACCATCTGAGGGTTAGTTCAAAATCTAAAGACGAGCTGCAGAAAATTATTTCAGACTTGAAAAATTTTGAAATAAATATAGAATTATCTTTTGTAAATTTTAGAGAATAG
- the atpD gene encoding F0F1 ATP synthase subunit beta, whose amino-acid sequence MNEGILIQVKGPVVDVKFENKKLPAIYNALKLTNPHINDTEYNLVLEVSQHLGEDTVRCIALDSTDGLVRGMKVVDTGTNITVPVGKPVLGRIFNVIGEPVDKLGPVQTSARLPIHRPAPAFEEQATSFEIYETGIKVLDLLEPYIKGGKAGLFGGAGVGKTVLVMELIHNIAIEHGGYSVFAGVGERTREGTDLWTEMKESKVLDKAILVYGQMNEPPGARARVALSALTMAEYFRDEEKQDVLLFIDNIFRFAQANSEVSSILGRIPSAVGYQPTLATDMGELEERITSTKKGSITSVQAVYVPADDLTDPAPATTFAHLDATTVLSRQIADLGIYPAVDPLDSTSRALDKNIIGEEHYNVARKVQSVLQKYKELQDIIAILGIDELSEDDKIIVARARKIQRFLSQPFFVAEVFTGAPGRYVPLKETIRGFKELVEGKYDDVPEQAFYMVGTMDEAMEKAKNLKK is encoded by the coding sequence ATGAATGAAGGCATACTCATACAGGTAAAAGGACCTGTAGTAGATGTAAAATTTGAAAATAAAAAATTACCTGCTATTTATAATGCGCTAAAACTTACCAATCCGCATATAAATGATACCGAATATAACCTTGTGCTTGAAGTATCTCAGCATTTAGGCGAAGATACCGTAAGATGTATAGCGCTTGATTCTACCGACGGTCTGGTTAGAGGTATGAAAGTCGTTGATACAGGTACTAATATAACCGTTCCTGTCGGAAAACCGGTATTAGGCAGAATTTTTAACGTTATAGGAGAGCCGGTAGATAAGTTGGGTCCGGTGCAAACATCAGCCAGACTCCCGATTCACAGACCTGCACCGGCGTTTGAGGAGCAGGCGACATCATTTGAAATTTATGAGACAGGCATAAAAGTTCTTGATCTTCTTGAACCGTATATAAAAGGCGGCAAAGCCGGTTTATTCGGCGGCGCAGGCGTAGGAAAAACAGTTTTGGTTATGGAACTGATTCACAATATTGCAATTGAACACGGCGGCTATTCAGTATTTGCAGGTGTCGGTGAAAGGACTAGAGAAGGAACCGACTTGTGGACTGAAATGAAGGAGTCTAAAGTTTTAGACAAAGCGATATTGGTTTACGGACAGATGAACGAACCGCCGGGAGCAAGAGCCAGAGTTGCGCTTTCAGCTCTCACTATGGCAGAATACTTCAGGGATGAGGAAAAACAGGATGTTTTATTATTTATAGATAATATTTTCAGATTTGCCCAGGCAAATTCCGAAGTCAGTTCTATTTTAGGCAGAATTCCTTCGGCAGTTGGATATCAGCCTACACTAGCTACGGATATGGGGGAACTTGAAGAAAGAATAACGAGTACAAAAAAAGGTTCCATAACTTCCGTTCAGGCGGTTTACGTTCCAGCGGACGATTTAACTGATCCGGCTCCTGCTACGACATTTGCGCATCTTGATGCAACGACTGTTTTATCTAGGCAGATAGCAGATTTAGGAATATATCCTGCCGTTGATCCTTTGGATTCAACATCAAGAGCGTTAGATAAAAATATCATCGGCGAAGAGCATTATAACGTGGCAAGAAAAGTGCAGTCAGTATTGCAGAAATATAAAGAACTTCAGGATATTATAGCTATTTTAGGTATTGACGAATTGTCGGAAGACGATAAAATAATAGTAGCAAGGGCAAGAAAAATTCAGAGATTTTTATCTCAGCCGTTTTTTGTAGCCGAAGTTTTTACAGGAGCTCCCGGAAGATATGTGCCTCTTAAGGAAACCATAAGGGGTTTTAAAGAATTGGTAGAAGGTAAATATGACGATGTGCCGGAACAGGCGTTTTATATGGTAGGCACAATGGATGAAGCTATGGAAAAGGCTAAAAATTTAAAAAAATAG
- a CDS encoding ParB/RepB/Spo0J family partition protein, producing the protein MFEHKQDKTLKIKRNVLGRGLGALLSDNGEGVETSDYKIFEIDINKIKTGIYQPRIYFDDKKLEELKNSIKENGIIQPLLITKSSANTEGGAGGEIYDLIAGERRYRAAKQLNFKTVPAIIKDLSGSKAIEVALIENIQRQDLNVIEEAQCYKRLIDEFNLTHEELSAKIGKDRATITNMLRLLALSPEIKENIINGVISPSHARNLIGLSETEALSLTDKIDKEKLTVREVEEYVKNLKTINDTAASAKNKTKNKNTGSSSDRKFSALQAQIKDYENKIFEKMQAQVKINYKINHQKNKVQGNIEIKFNSDSQLEKIIESLLA; encoded by the coding sequence ATGTTTGAGCATAAGCAGGATAAAACCTTGAAAATCAAGCGGAATGTTCTTGGAAGAGGACTCGGAGCCTTACTGTCCGATAACGGTGAAGGCGTTGAAACTTCCGATTATAAAATATTTGAGATAGATATAAATAAAATAAAAACCGGAATTTATCAGCCAAGAATATATTTTGATGATAAAAAACTGGAAGAATTAAAAAATTCAATAAAAGAAAACGGAATAATTCAACCCCTGCTCATAACAAAATCCTCCGCAAATACGGAGGGCGGCGCCGGAGGCGAGATATATGACCTTATAGCAGGCGAAAGAAGATACAGAGCTGCAAAGCAGCTTAATTTTAAAACTGTTCCGGCAATAATAAAAGATTTGAGCGGTTCTAAAGCTATTGAGGTAGCACTTATAGAGAACATCCAGCGTCAGGACCTTAACGTCATAGAAGAAGCTCAGTGCTATAAAAGGCTGATAGATGAATTTAACCTGACTCACGAAGAACTTTCTGCAAAAATTGGAAAAGATAGGGCAACTATTACTAATATGCTGCGATTGTTGGCATTAAGCCCTGAGATAAAAGAAAATATCATTAATGGGGTAATATCGCCGTCGCATGCAAGAAATTTAATAGGTCTATCCGAGACCGAAGCATTATCCCTTACCGATAAAATAGATAAAGAAAAACTGACCGTAAGAGAAGTGGAAGAATATGTAAAAAATTTGAAGACAATCAATGATACGGCTGCAAGCGCAAAAAACAAAACTAAAAATAAAAATACAGGCAGTTCATCTGATAGAAAGTTTTCAGCTTTGCAGGCGCAGATAAAAGATTACGAAAATAAGATATTTGAAAAAATGCAGGCGCAGGTAAAAATTAATTATAAAATCAATCATCAGAAAAATAAAGTTCAAGGCAATATAGAAATAAAGTTTAATTCCGATAGTCAGCTGGAAAAAATTATTGAATCGCTGCTTGCCTAA
- a CDS encoding F0F1 ATP synthase subunit alpha — translation MGIKASEITDIIKKRIETYKKSIDTSEVGIVLSVGDGVAKIYGLNNVMSGEMLEFTPDIFGYVLDLEEDNVGVAILGEDYRVKEGDVVKRTGNIAQAPVGKEIIGRVLDGLGRPIDGKGPLNATAYSPIERKAVGIVERKKVNEPMYTGLKVIDALIPIGRGQRELIIGDRQTGKTAIAIDTIINQKNSGIYCIYVAIGQKQSSVSVIYDKLFQEGAMEYTTIIAANASDPATLQYFAPYTGATMGEYFRDNKMHCLIVYDDLSKHAVAYRQLSLLLRRPPGREAYPGDVFYLHSRLLERAAKLNDELGGGSLTALPIIETQAGDVSAYIPTNVISITDGQIFLETDLFYAGIRPAVNAGMSVSRVGGDAQIKAMKQVAGGLRLSLAQYRELAAFVQFGADLDKITQDMIANGIMMSELLKQEQYKPMPVEKEVIILFAANNGYCKGYKTSSLRKYEQELLSYIENNNSDILEGIREKKQIDDDIKQKLISALDKFKPLFAED, via the coding sequence ATGGGAATTAAAGCCTCGGAAATAACGGATATTATTAAAAAAAGAATAGAAACATATAAGAAAAGCATAGATACTAGTGAAGTAGGGATTGTTTTATCGGTCGGCGACGGGGTTGCAAAAATATACGGTCTAAATAATGTTATGTCCGGCGAAATGTTGGAGTTCACTCCTGACATTTTCGGATACGTTCTGGATCTCGAAGAAGATAACGTCGGCGTTGCAATTCTCGGGGAAGATTATAGAGTTAAAGAGGGAGACGTAGTTAAAAGGACCGGCAATATCGCTCAGGCTCCCGTCGGAAAAGAAATTATAGGCAGGGTGCTTGACGGTTTAGGCAGACCCATTGACGGAAAAGGACCGCTTAATGCTACGGCGTATTCGCCGATTGAGAGAAAAGCCGTCGGCATAGTAGAAAGAAAAAAAGTTAACGAACCTATGTATACGGGGCTTAAGGTCATAGATGCTCTTATTCCTATCGGACGCGGTCAGAGAGAGCTTATTATCGGAGACAGACAGACAGGCAAAACCGCAATTGCCATTGATACAATTATAAATCAGAAAAATTCAGGGATTTATTGCATATATGTTGCTATAGGACAAAAACAGTCCAGCGTGTCCGTTATTTACGACAAGTTGTTTCAGGAAGGAGCAATGGAATACACGACAATAATTGCGGCAAATGCGAGCGATCCTGCAACCCTTCAATATTTTGCTCCATATACAGGAGCAACTATGGGAGAATATTTTAGAGACAATAAGATGCATTGCCTTATTGTCTACGATGACCTCTCAAAACACGCTGTGGCTTACAGGCAGCTTTCTCTGCTTCTGAGAAGACCGCCGGGAAGAGAAGCGTATCCAGGAGATGTTTTTTATCTGCATTCCAGACTGTTAGAAAGGGCGGCAAAATTAAACGACGAACTGGGAGGCGGGTCATTAACCGCACTGCCGATCATAGAAACTCAGGCGGGGGATGTGTCGGCTTATATTCCGACAAACGTTATTTCAATTACTGACGGTCAGATATTCTTAGAAACCGATCTGTTTTATGCAGGTATTAGACCGGCTGTTAATGCCGGTATGTCAGTATCAAGAGTCGGAGGCGATGCGCAAATTAAGGCAATGAAACAGGTTGCCGGCGGCTTAAGATTATCGCTTGCTCAGTATAGAGAACTGGCTGCGTTTGTGCAATTTGGCGCCGACCTTGATAAAATAACTCAAGATATGATAGCGAACGGTATTATGATGTCCGAGCTCTTAAAACAGGAGCAGTATAAACCTATGCCTGTTGAAAAGGAAGTTATTATATTATTCGCCGCAAACAACGGATATTGCAAAGGGTATAAAACCTCTTCGCTGCGGAAATACGAACAGGAGCTGCTTTCGTATATAGAAAATAATAATTCTGATATATTAGAAGGAATCAGAGAAAAAAAACAGATCGACGACGATATAAAGCAAAAACTTATTTCTGCGTTAGATAAATTTAAGCCGCTTTTTGCTGAAGATTAA
- the atpG gene encoding ATP synthase F1 subunit gamma, translating to MANLKAIKRKIASVKNTRQITKAMKMVAGAKLKKAQLAMNEFKPYATAYEQVIVNMTNNILLRNSSFFQIREKISNVGFIVITSDRGLCGAFNVNIFKEVLDSIKKRNLGNNDINLYIAGKKGADFFKRHGYQINFKSGTSVKKEESSIAEELSKVVTDDFINGKIDELYIISSRYFSPINQKPDCKKIFPFEKTRENVNAEDYVIEPDSNDEEVLSKIFNDYVKVEIDIRLFESNAGEQASRMNAMDNATRNAGKLINKLTLSYNKARQTAVTLEILDLVNGANALK from the coding sequence ATGGCAAATTTAAAAGCTATAAAAAGAAAAATAGCAAGCGTTAAAAATACCAGGCAGATAACAAAAGCCATGAAAATGGTTGCAGGCGCAAAATTGAAAAAAGCGCAGCTTGCTATGAATGAATTTAAGCCGTATGCGACAGCTTACGAACAGGTTATCGTTAATATGACAAATAATATATTGCTTAGAAATAGTTCGTTTTTTCAAATCAGAGAAAAAATTAGCAATGTGGGTTTTATTGTTATAACTTCGGACAGAGGGCTATGCGGCGCATTTAACGTTAATATATTTAAAGAAGTCTTAGATAGCATAAAAAAAAGAAACCTCGGAAATAACGATATAAATTTATATATTGCGGGTAAAAAAGGCGCTGATTTTTTTAAAAGACACGGTTACCAAATTAATTTTAAGTCCGGTACTTCCGTTAAAAAAGAAGAAAGCAGTATAGCAGAAGAATTATCTAAAGTTGTTACCGATGATTTTATAAACGGAAAAATAGATGAATTGTATATTATTTCAAGCAGATATTTTTCTCCTATAAATCAGAAACCTGACTGTAAAAAGATATTTCCTTTTGAGAAGACGAGGGAAAATGTAAATGCCGAAGATTATGTAATTGAGCCCGATTCAAACGACGAGGAAGTTTTAAGCAAAATATTTAATGATTATGTAAAAGTGGAAATAGATATAAGATTGTTTGAATCTAATGCCGGCGAACAGGCATCCAGAATGAACGCTATGGATAATGCTACCAGAAATGCAGGAAAATTGATTAATAAATTAACTCTTTCATATAATAAAGCCAGACAGACTGCTGTTACGCTTGAAATATTAGATTTAGTGAACGGAGCTAACGCGCTTAAATAA
- a CDS encoding serine--tRNA ligase, whose protein sequence is MLDIKLIREQKDFVKEEIEKLFIDAPIDEIYELDEIKRNKLFIVENLRNKRKTLSSEIAKEKDASVIQSKKEDVKEINLRIKEEEDLLRDIEQKFNNLMLEVPNLPDPEVPIGKDDSENIPVSYFNEKKTFDFKVKTHYEIGEAKGFIDFNRGVKISGTRFYILRNSFAKLQRAVINFMLNTHTCEHGYEEVYSPFMVNKECLIGTGQLPKFADNLYMDTDSDMWFVPTAEVPVTNMYRNEVLNACDLPIRHAAYTACFRKEKMSAGKDSRGIKRGHQFDKVELVKIVKPEDAKEELFKLIADAQDILNRLDLPHRLVKICTGDLSFSAAEKYDIEVYAPGINEWLEVSSCSNFNTFQARRANIKFKRENDSKPEFAATLNGSGLALPRVMIAIIENYQTIDGNVRIPEALKSYFGSEEII, encoded by the coding sequence ATGCTTGATATAAAACTGATAAGGGAACAAAAAGATTTCGTAAAAGAAGAGATTGAAAAGCTTTTTATTGATGCTCCGATAGACGAGATTTACGAACTTGACGAAATAAAAAGAAATAAATTATTTATTGTTGAAAATTTAAGGAATAAGAGAAAAACACTATCTTCTGAAATTGCAAAAGAAAAAGATGCATCTGTTATTCAATCAAAAAAAGAAGATGTCAAAGAAATAAATTTACGGATAAAAGAAGAAGAAGATTTGCTGAGAGACATAGAGCAAAAGTTTAATAATCTTATGCTTGAAGTTCCTAACCTGCCCGACCCTGAAGTACCTATAGGCAAAGATGATTCGGAAAACATTCCTGTATCATATTTCAACGAGAAAAAGACATTTGATTTTAAAGTAAAAACTCACTATGAAATTGGAGAGGCTAAGGGATTTATAGATTTTAACCGCGGCGTAAAAATATCAGGGACAAGATTTTATATTCTAAGGAATTCTTTTGCTAAACTGCAAAGGGCGGTTATTAATTTTATGCTTAATACTCATACCTGCGAACACGGGTACGAAGAGGTCTATTCTCCGTTTATGGTTAACAAGGAATGTCTAATCGGCACGGGACAGCTGCCGAAGTTTGCCGATAATCTATATATGGACACCGATTCTGATATGTGGTTTGTGCCTACGGCTGAAGTTCCGGTCACCAATATGTATAGAAACGAGGTGCTGAATGCCTGCGACTTGCCGATACGCCACGCTGCATACACCGCCTGTTTCAGAAAAGAGAAAATGTCGGCGGGCAAAGATTCTCGGGGCATTAAAAGAGGACATCAGTTTGATAAAGTTGAACTTGTTAAGATTGTAAAACCGGAAGATGCGAAGGAAGAGCTTTTTAAGCTTATTGCAGACGCTCAGGATATTTTAAACCGTTTGGATTTGCCCCACAGATTAGTCAAAATATGCACAGGAGATTTAAGTTTTTCCGCAGCGGAAAAATACGACATTGAAGTTTATGCTCCTGGTATAAACGAATGGCTGGAAGTAAGTTCCTGCTCTAATTTTAACACTTTTCAGGCAAGGCGTGCAAATATAAAATTTAAACGTGAAAACGATTCTAAACCTGAGTTTGCAGCTACGTTAAACGGTTCAGGACTTGCTTTGCCAAGGGTTATGATAGCTATAATAGAAAATTATCAGACAATAGACGGAAACGTGAGAATCCCAGAGGCTTTAAAATCATATTTCGGTTCCGAGGAAATTATTTAG
- the atpH gene encoding ATP synthase F1 subunit delta yields the protein MKQLSNNSIVLKRYANALIGVSFEKKDIDDTYSEFKKMIDYYNDKNNSDFKEYIGLPFIDKKERIDTINILSEYLSLNKTLTEFLSLLVENERINNINNIFEEFVKIKDEKNGLVKMTVISGKKLSSSELKMVQEKIENKLNKKIILEEITEPDAIGGFLIKINGKIFDGSIMTQIKNIATFLKQGAFVYGN from the coding sequence GTGAAGCAATTGTCTAATAACAGCATAGTTTTAAAAAGATATGCAAATGCGCTTATAGGGGTGTCTTTTGAAAAGAAGGATATTGACGATACCTACTCCGAGTTCAAAAAAATGATAGACTATTACAACGATAAAAACAATTCTGATTTTAAAGAATATATCGGACTGCCGTTTATTGACAAAAAAGAAAGAATTGATACCATAAACATTTTAAGCGAATATTTATCGTTAAATAAAACTTTAACGGAGTTTCTTTCTTTATTAGTAGAAAACGAAAGGATTAATAACATAAATAATATATTTGAAGAATTTGTAAAAATAAAAGATGAAAAAAACGGATTAGTCAAGATGACTGTTATTTCAGGAAAGAAACTCAGCAGCAGCGAATTAAAAATGGTGCAGGAAAAAATTGAAAATAAATTAAACAAAAAAATAATCTTGGAAGAGATTACAGAACCGGATGCAATAGGCGGATTTTTAATAAAAATTAACGGAAAAATATTTGACGGAAGTATAATGACACAAATTAAAAATATAGCGACATTTTTAAAACAAGGAGCTTTTGTATATGGGAATTAA